GCCAGAGTGTGACTAGCGCTGAAATTGGTGACTATGTCCTGGAAGCGCTGCGAGAAATCAGTCCTGTTGCGTGGCTTCGATTTGCCAGCGTGTACCAAAAGTTCACCTCCACCCAAGACTTTCAACGTGCCCTTGCTGAACTGACACCTGAGCAGCACCTCCAAACAAACGACGTACAGCCGTAAGCGGTGTGGTGCCAGCTACCTCATTTGTACTTGGGTATAGCGATCACTTGACCAGCAAAAATAGCGTCGGAGGGCATGTCGTTATAGCGCACAACCTCGCGGACCCACTGCCCCTGGTCTATCCCATCAGGACGATGGAGTGCACTCACTGCCCATAGGGTGTCACCCCGAGATACGGTGACGAGCACAACCCCTTGTGGCGGGCCAGCGTGGGACACGGCGGCCACTGGGGATGATTGCCTAATGACAAGGGCACTCGAGGGCTGACGGAGTTGCAAGAGATACCACAGCGCACTGACAACAAGTACGCCGGCACATATCCCTGCGATGAGGCGAGGCACCGCGCCTGATGCCCGATGGATACCAGCCCGGTGACGCTGACTCCGTGCACTCTCGGCTTGAACGGGGGCAGGGAAGATGGGCAATGGAGCATGATCAGCCATGGTTTTCGACCTCCTGTCGCGGGGAATACTTGACTGTGCAATCGAACTGTTGTTCACTAGACTCACTATAAAAGAACAGGTGTACGATTGCAGAAAATAAACCAATATTTTCTTAAATTGTTCTATTTATACTGTTTCCAAGCTATTTATCGTTTGCACAACACGGCTCAAGGATTCCTATGTCCCCTCAACCAAACCCCACAGACCACATGCCCGAC
The sequence above is drawn from the Stomatohabitans albus genome and encodes:
- a CDS encoding LysM peptidoglycan-binding domain-containing protein, giving the protein MADHAPLPIFPAPVQAESARSQRHRAGIHRASGAVPRLIAGICAGVLVVSALWYLLQLRQPSSALVIRQSSPVAAVSHAGPPQGVVLVTVSRGDTLWAVSALHRPDGIDQGQWVREVVRYNDMPSDAIFAGQVIAIPKYK